A DNA window from Ralstonia solanacearum K60 contains the following coding sequences:
- a CDS encoding PhoPQ-activated pathogenicity-related family protein, giving the protein MMKRPFVAMTLAAAILACPLAQARAYAPPCAADASGHFADAITCYRHQTEAQALQYAMTDTTRIADVEQRTYRMVSQSWSPERLVQPEEWLHDVTIYVPDEVTRHRALLVVNNGMRRKKDGTGPIASTDLTPEALAGIAKATRTAIVSVSDVPNQSLVYTDDGGNRAEDESVAHSWSLFMNAPQQRPSMPLQVPMVASASRAMTLAERELAPYQIHRFVVTGASKRAWAGWLTAITDPRVDAVVSFAADVLGTHDTLKRMYRSYGGNWPIAFAPFYAEGIDKRIDTPEFVSLADIIDPLAYRRTRYGARLGMPKYLVNASGDDFFVPDNASLYYDKLPGRKALRMVPNAAHRDIRGAIVGSLTPFLNRFQSGTSLPRLDARLRGTGAGTSIVLHASEPPKQLLLWSATNPNARDFRYACGVRYTSTPIDVPAGGIIRVPVSQPEAGWSAYFVEATFADGFVATSQAYVLGKQAYPTAAPPTNGPACQTLPGRMPAS; this is encoded by the coding sequence ATGATGAAACGACCCTTCGTTGCGATGACGCTCGCGGCGGCCATACTGGCCTGTCCGCTCGCGCAGGCCCGAGCCTACGCACCACCCTGCGCCGCCGATGCATCCGGCCACTTCGCCGATGCGATCACGTGCTATCGGCACCAGACCGAAGCGCAGGCCCTGCAATACGCGATGACGGACACCACCCGCATCGCCGACGTCGAGCAGCGCACCTACCGGATGGTGTCGCAGTCCTGGTCGCCCGAGCGGCTCGTGCAGCCCGAGGAGTGGCTGCACGACGTGACGATCTACGTCCCGGATGAGGTGACGCGCCACCGCGCCCTGCTGGTCGTCAACAATGGCATGCGGCGCAAGAAGGACGGCACGGGTCCGATCGCCTCCACGGACCTGACGCCCGAAGCGCTGGCCGGCATCGCCAAGGCCACCCGGACGGCCATCGTCTCGGTGAGCGACGTGCCGAACCAGAGCCTCGTCTACACCGACGACGGCGGCAACCGCGCCGAAGACGAGAGCGTCGCGCACAGCTGGTCGCTGTTCATGAACGCGCCGCAGCAGCGCCCCTCGATGCCGCTGCAGGTGCCGATGGTGGCCTCGGCCTCCCGCGCGATGACGCTCGCGGAGCGCGAACTGGCGCCGTACCAGATCCACCGCTTCGTCGTGACCGGCGCATCCAAGCGCGCCTGGGCCGGCTGGCTCACCGCCATCACGGACCCCCGCGTCGACGCCGTGGTCTCGTTCGCCGCCGACGTGCTCGGCACCCACGACACCCTCAAGCGCATGTACCGCTCGTACGGCGGCAACTGGCCCATCGCGTTCGCGCCGTTCTATGCCGAGGGCATCGACAAGCGGATCGATACGCCCGAATTCGTATCGCTGGCGGACATCATCGACCCGCTGGCCTACCGCCGGACACGCTATGGCGCGCGCCTGGGGATGCCAAAGTACCTCGTCAACGCCAGCGGCGACGATTTCTTCGTGCCGGACAACGCCTCGCTCTATTACGACAAGCTGCCCGGCCGCAAAGCGCTGCGCATGGTGCCCAACGCCGCTCACCGCGACATCCGCGGTGCCATCGTCGGCTCACTGACGCCCTTCCTCAACCGCTTCCAGTCCGGCACCAGCCTGCCGCGCCTCGACGCACGGCTGCGCGGCACGGGGGCGGGCACCTCCATCGTGCTGCACGCCTCGGAACCGCCGAAGCAACTGCTGCTGTGGAGCGCCACCAACCCGAACGCGCGCGACTTCCGCTATGCCTGCGGCGTGCGGTACACCTCGACCCCCATCGACGTGCCCGCCGGCGGCATCATCCGGGTGCCCGTGAGCCAGCCCGAGGCGGGCTGGTCGGCGTACTTCGTGGAAGCGACGTTCGCCGACGGCTTCGTGGCCACGAGCCAGGCGTATGTGCTCGGCAAGCAG
- a CDS encoding glycoside hydrolase family 5 protein, with translation MPLVAASVAALMLAGCGGGDGDPSLSTASVSATDTTTLKPAATSTTSSVWLTLAKDSAAFTVSGTRTVRYGAGSAWVEKSVSGSGRCTSTFFGKDPAAGVAKVCQLLQGTGTLLWRGVSLAGAEFGEGSLPGTYGSNYIYPSADSVTYYKNKGMNLVRLPFRWERLQPTLNQVFDANELSRLTGFVNAVTATGQTVLLDPHNYARYYGNVIGSSAVPNSAYADFWRRLATQFKSNPRVILGLMNEPNSMPTEQWLSGANAALAAIRSANASNVVFVPGNAWTGAHSWNQNWYGTPNGTVMKGINDPGHNLVFEVHQYLDGDSSGQSASCVSATIGAQRLQDFTTWLRSNGYRGFLGEFGAASNDTCNQAVSNMLTFVKNNADVWTGWAWWAGGPWWGGYMYSIEPSNGVDKPQMSVLAPYLK, from the coding sequence ATGCCGCTGGTCGCCGCGTCGGTGGCGGCCCTGATGCTTGCCGGTTGCGGCGGCGGTGACGGCGATCCCAGCCTGAGCACCGCAAGCGTGTCGGCCACCGACACCACGACCCTGAAACCCGCTGCCACTTCGACGACCTCGTCCGTGTGGCTCACCCTCGCCAAGGACAGTGCGGCGTTCACGGTGAGCGGCACGCGCACGGTGCGTTACGGCGCCGGCAGCGCGTGGGTGGAAAAGAGCGTGAGTGGTTCCGGCCGGTGCACCAGCACCTTCTTCGGCAAGGACCCGGCGGCCGGCGTCGCCAAGGTGTGCCAGCTGCTGCAGGGCACGGGCACCCTGCTGTGGCGCGGCGTCAGCCTGGCCGGCGCGGAGTTCGGGGAGGGCAGCCTGCCGGGCACCTACGGCAGCAATTACATCTACCCGTCGGCCGACAGCGTGACGTACTACAAGAACAAGGGCATGAACCTCGTGCGCCTGCCGTTCCGGTGGGAGCGGCTGCAGCCCACGCTCAACCAGGTGTTCGATGCGAACGAGCTGTCGCGCCTGACCGGGTTTGTCAACGCCGTGACGGCGACCGGCCAGACGGTGCTGCTCGATCCGCACAACTATGCGCGCTACTACGGCAACGTGATCGGGTCGAGCGCGGTGCCCAACAGCGCGTACGCCGATTTCTGGCGGCGCCTGGCCACCCAGTTCAAGAGCAATCCCCGCGTCATCCTCGGGCTGATGAACGAGCCCAATTCGATGCCGACCGAGCAGTGGCTGTCCGGTGCCAACGCCGCGCTGGCCGCGATCCGCTCGGCCAATGCGAGCAACGTGGTGTTCGTGCCGGGCAACGCCTGGACGGGCGCGCACAGCTGGAACCAGAACTGGTACGGCACGCCGAACGGCACGGTCATGAAGGGCATCAATGACCCGGGCCATAACCTCGTCTTCGAGGTGCACCAGTACCTGGATGGCGATTCGTCCGGCCAGTCGGCCAGCTGCGTGAGCGCCACCATCGGCGCCCAGCGGCTGCAGGACTTCACCACCTGGCTGCGCAGCAACGGCTACCGTGGCTTCCTGGGCGAGTTCGGCGCGGCGTCCAACGACACCTGCAACCAGGCCGTCAGCAACATGCTCACCTTCGTGAAGAACAACGCCGATGTCTGGACGGGCTGGGCGTGGTGGGCGGGCGGTCCGTGGTGGGGTGGCTACATGTACTCGATCGAGCCGTCGAACGGCGTGGACAAGCCGCAGATGTCGGTGCTGGCGCCGTACCTGAAGTAA
- a CDS encoding 4'-phosphopantetheinyl transferase family protein produces MLCVWTVRSHEYADAVPRFMAQLPAGERQRAEAFHFERDRVSYVVSHYALRQVLAGCLGLDGFGHAFEVGPHGKPSLPRAFVDSGLEFSLSHTHGLALIAVSRVGAVGVDVERVVDTVDVHGLAASVFAEPESRHLAGLDAAAARLGFFRLWVRKEAYVKARGIGLADGLREPVLDPATLDEAGGQVRQAAGSAWAEWPIAVPDGYCAALYQRLDAAAGVVRVAPELRAWRPDDQRDEAALQQRAVP; encoded by the coding sequence ATGTTGTGTGTCTGGACCGTGCGCAGTCACGAATATGCCGATGCGGTGCCGCGCTTCATGGCGCAACTGCCGGCCGGCGAGCGGCAGCGGGCCGAGGCCTTCCACTTCGAGCGGGACCGGGTGTCGTACGTCGTAAGCCACTACGCGCTCAGGCAGGTCCTGGCGGGCTGCCTGGGGCTCGACGGCTTCGGGCATGCGTTCGAGGTTGGCCCGCATGGCAAGCCGTCGCTGCCGCGCGCGTTCGTGGACAGCGGCCTCGAGTTCAGCCTGTCGCACACCCACGGACTGGCGCTGATCGCGGTCTCGCGCGTCGGTGCGGTGGGCGTCGATGTCGAGCGGGTGGTCGATACGGTCGATGTCCACGGGCTTGCCGCATCGGTGTTTGCCGAGCCGGAAAGCCGCCATCTGGCCGGTCTCGATGCGGCCGCCGCGCGGCTCGGCTTCTTTCGCCTGTGGGTGCGCAAGGAAGCCTACGTCAAGGCCCGCGGCATCGGGCTCGCCGATGGGCTCAGGGAGCCCGTGCTCGACCCGGCCACGCTGGACGAGGCCGGCGGGCAGGTGCGGCAGGCCGCCGGCAGCGCCTGGGCGGAATGGCCGATCGCCGTGCCGGATGGCTACTGCGCCGCGCTGTACCAGCGCCTGGATGCTGCGGCCGGCGTCGTGCGCGTGGCGCCCGAACTCCGCGCCTGGCGTCCGGACGATCAGCGGGACGAGGCGGCACTTCAGCAGCGTGCCGTGCCCTGA
- a CDS encoding MATE family efflux transporter, whose product MSGEAAARSAPARMTDGPIAGTLLALFLPILLSNLLQALSGSINAMWVGHALGEAALAATANGSAVVSFVVSVVMGIGMAASILIGQRLGAQDVAQAKRIVGTGATFFVGLAVLIALAGVLLTGPIVARMQTPPAVQPLAVAYLRVLFLAMPFQTATLFLTILLRSTGDSKTPFRFQSISVALDIALNPLLIAGWGPVPALGIAGSSTATLVAQAIGLTLLARRLHRTRHMLCLRADEAHLLRPDPRILKALAVKGLPMGLHMAVVSLAMVMMISLVNHFGAQLSAAYGACLHLWNYIQLPVMAMGMAVTPMAAQNLGARRLDRVRRIARTGIALNIAMAGGMVLVIQCFSRAALGLFLPAEPQTLQAAQHINAMVAWAFIPVGVTFVLGSIIRASGTAIPPLVILFLALWGIRQPAAVLLMGTWGADALWFSFGLGSVSSMLMSLAYYRWAGWRAAFMPLGASASPADRAVDRVREDQGTARC is encoded by the coding sequence ATGTCGGGTGAAGCCGCCGCCCGCTCCGCGCCGGCACGCATGACGGACGGCCCCATCGCCGGGACGCTGCTGGCGCTGTTCCTGCCGATCCTGCTCAGCAACCTGCTACAGGCGCTGAGCGGCTCGATCAACGCGATGTGGGTCGGCCACGCGCTGGGCGAAGCGGCCCTGGCGGCAACGGCCAACGGCAGTGCCGTCGTCTCGTTCGTGGTCTCGGTGGTGATGGGCATCGGCATGGCGGCCTCCATCCTGATCGGGCAGCGGCTGGGCGCGCAAGACGTCGCCCAGGCCAAGCGCATCGTCGGCACCGGCGCTACGTTTTTTGTCGGACTGGCGGTGCTGATCGCGCTCGCCGGGGTGCTGCTGACCGGGCCCATCGTGGCGCGGATGCAGACGCCGCCCGCCGTGCAGCCCCTGGCCGTGGCCTACCTGCGGGTGCTGTTCCTGGCGATGCCGTTCCAGACCGCCACCCTGTTCCTGACGATCCTGCTGCGCAGCACCGGCGACAGCAAGACGCCATTCCGCTTCCAGAGCATCAGCGTCGCGCTGGATATCGCGCTCAACCCGCTGCTCATCGCGGGCTGGGGGCCGGTGCCCGCGCTCGGCATTGCCGGCTCCTCCACCGCGACCCTGGTAGCGCAGGCGATCGGGCTGACATTGCTGGCCCGGCGCCTGCACCGCACCCGGCACATGCTCTGCCTGCGCGCCGATGAAGCGCACCTGCTGCGCCCCGACCCGCGCATCCTCAAGGCCCTGGCCGTCAAGGGCCTGCCGATGGGGCTCCACATGGCCGTGGTGTCGCTGGCGATGGTGATGATGATCTCGCTGGTCAACCACTTCGGCGCCCAGCTCTCGGCGGCGTATGGCGCCTGCCTGCACCTGTGGAACTACATCCAGCTGCCGGTGATGGCGATGGGCATGGCGGTCACGCCCATGGCGGCGCAGAACCTCGGCGCGCGCCGGCTGGACCGCGTCCGGCGCATCGCGCGCACCGGCATCGCGCTCAACATCGCGATGGCCGGTGGCATGGTGCTGGTGATCCAGTGCTTCAGCCGTGCGGCGCTCGGCCTGTTCCTGCCCGCCGAGCCGCAGACCTTGCAGGCCGCGCAGCACATCAACGCGATGGTGGCGTGGGCCTTCATCCCCGTCGGCGTCACGTTCGTGCTGGGGAGCATCATCCGCGCATCGGGCACGGCGATCCCGCCGCTGGTGATCCTGTTCCTCGCCCTGTGGGGCATCCGGCAGCCGGCCGCTGTCCTGCTGATGGGCACATGGGGCGCGGATGCGCTGTGGTTCAGCTTCGGCCTGGGTTCGGTCTCGTCCATGCTGATGTCGCTGGCCTACTACCGCTGGGCCGGCTGGCGCGCGGCGTTCATGCCGCTGGGCGCATCCGCGTCACCGGCGGACCGCGCCGTCGATCGCGTCCGCGAGGATCAGGGCACGGCACGCTGCTGA
- a CDS encoding MbtH family protein: protein MTTPTIEPVQACLVLRNTEEQYSLWPTGIEVPAGWSVVHRAESREAAIDYVEAHWTDMRPASLRA, encoded by the coding sequence ATGACGACACCCACCATCGAACCGGTTCAAGCCTGCCTCGTCCTGCGCAACACCGAGGAGCAGTATTCGCTGTGGCCCACGGGCATCGAGGTGCCGGCCGGCTGGTCGGTCGTGCACCGCGCCGAATCGCGCGAGGCGGCCATCGACTACGTGGAAGCGCATTGGACGGACATGCGGCCGGCGAGCCTGCGCGCATGA